The proteins below are encoded in one region of Danio rerio strain Tuebingen ecotype United States chromosome 14, GRCz12tu, whole genome shotgun sequence:
- the kdm3b gene encoding lysine-specific demethylase 3B isoform X3 codes for MGDSLGLIGKRLLLLLNDGSSAPAATGGEVERAAWLRGTVRAVSVIGLASPGVEVFVEFEDSPWRKRAWVQLYGDEVRVVLMESAIVWANCSDPSLSTALGSSATQWPALMFKQLIDRVGLGSVVPVEFFGARNLAFLPNGNSLHTFETEKDFTHSLLQEQPALQHAISSWHTDSELQEILRKGSYTIQGRRVKVYQPEFEQPWAFGLVSQHDPVSHIMEITMDQSCLKGEETQVVDPRVIHVMLAEGKLNESQDRRKKEGDGGKGEGSRRRRTASEGDEDITLKRFKGAGEGASDNQNGNSSNRDAEAMVTCVEMPGKGVVEGKDEAGGLGGRVTSTCSPVALSSQDSSNNSNSSQQEHSHIRSTGFVKENGSFIPNQERISSVSAVLPASTPTPPPLKPAPSPFSNTFPSLGQMPNLVPGAPAPKSSPTLPSSEREEGGVLSGYPKTAALVSPGPVTISSPSQENTSSVALTAPVDANQKPSMWGSTSEGNQTPKAPVLAPAGFGKQSCGGVFGNVSTQTNGSSQGDKPFGFSFRGAKDSQRQDSDTSQNLFFQFISQNQSNTQGQSKAFTSLSECLNKEPPSLFKSAAPSEGFKKTVVASASTGLFGSAPASGLAPLKEQPKVPDIKPAGNGILMNKPFGAVGEAQSKLPATFSSAIIQAASSTEVLKPSGLGTSGLGNASGGIRNVNSSTPVSSFGLLAGNKVSDGHENLFLQPSKETNSFLAYGRGVPQTPFGALTSPKSSSAQSASAVSPSGSTSLLGQDPPGSDAKPNLFTMAEPPKGILAPQFAAPALMTTPSFTSVAQDGQQISKPNREGSDDSSGTLLSTEAEGVSVPFEQSKFSLEERLQSIKKDSESSSNSDLSDLSEGEDNAGQSQKPDLPAGNEDKNKAQAAAKSRPRSKPFKVGQSVLKDQNKVRRLKQSGEAFLQDGSCINVAPHLHKCRECRLERYRKSREQDSDDDDPNVACRFFHFRRLAFTKKGVLRVEGFLSPQQSDSMAMGLWLPSITIQEGLDLDTSKYILANVGDQFCQLVMSEKEAMMMVEPHQKVAWKRAVRGVREMCDVCETTLFNIHWVCRKCGFGVCLDCYRLRKNRPPEVEDGPEEEVFSWLKCAKGQPHEPQNLMPTQIIPGTALYSIGDMVHAARGKWGIKANCPCTSRHKTLMRPSAPNGLSQSGAAHSSGNGTTSTSSTTRPNEESAAGVVVKTEPVEEPTSADTTSSTSGTNSSTSSPAPAPTSAPTLLPPSLPPPSLPPPSLPPAPALVPTPPAKDSKSSSSALHWLADLATQKEPKESLRSMMGRDSRSPFGLDSFSTLSKPSGSSPKLFNSLLLGAGPSQPKAEGTSLRDLLNSGSGKLPQGPTEGGVPFPPVFSTASQADKMKGGLPNFLDHIIASVVETKKSEVRRASGSAEVIESATAPRREGVMGLSVLDPHTSHSWLCDGRLLCLQDPSNPNNWKIFRECWKQGQPVLVSGIHRKLKEHLWRPEAFSEEFGDQDVDLVNCRNCAIISDVKVREFWDGFQVISKRLQGSDGQPMVLKLKDWPPGEDFRDMMPTRFNDLMDNLPLPEYTKRDGRLNLASRLPNFFVRPDLGPKMYNAYGLISTEDRKVGTTNLHLDVSDAVNVMVYVGIPEGENDQESEVMQTIEEGDVDDMTKRRVYEIKEKPGALWHIYAAKDAEKIRELLRKVGEEQGQENPPDHDPIHDQSWYLDQTLRRRLYEEYGVQGWSIVQFLGDAVFIPAGAPHQVHNLYSCIKAAEDFVSPEHVKHCFRLTQEFRHLSNTHTNHEDKLQVKNIIYHAVKDAVATLKAHEPKLGRS; via the exons GTGTTTGTAGAATTTGAGGACAGCCCTTGGCGTAAGCGTGCATGGGTGCAGTTGTATGGGGATGAGGTGCGTGTCGTTCTTATGGAGAGTGCCATCGTTTGGGCAAACTGCAGCGATCCTTCTCTCTCCACTGCTCTAGGATCATCTGCTACACAGTGGCCTGCCTTG atgTTCAAACAGCTGATTGACCGTGTGGGTTTGGGGTCCGTGGTCCCTGTTGAGTTCTTTGGTGCAAGAAATTTGGCGTTTCTCCCTAATGGGAATTCGCTGCACACTTTTGAG ACTGAAAAAGATTTTACACACTCTCTGCTTCAAGAGCAGCCGGCACTTCAACATGCCATTTCAAGCTGGCATACAGACTCTGAGTTGCAGGAGATTTTGCGGAAAG GATCTTACACTATTCAGGGTCGGAGAGTAAAGGTGTACCAGCCAGAGTTTGAGCAGCCCTGGGCCTTTGGACTAGTATCTCAGCATGATCCTGTTTCACACATTATGGAGATTACCATGGATCAGAGTTGTTTAAAA GGTGAGGAGACACAAGTGGTTGATCCTCGGGTTATTCACGTAATGCTTGCTGAAGGCAAGTTAAATGAG AGCCAAGATCGACGCAAAAAGGAGGGTGATGGTGGGAAAGGTGAGGGCAGTCGAAGACGTCGGACAGCATCTGAAGGAGATGAAGACATTACACTCAAACGTTTCAAAGGAGCCGGGGAAGGTGCCTCTGACAACCAGAATGGGAATAGCTCCAACAGGGACGCAGAGGCTATGGTAACATGCGTAGAGATGCCGGGAAAGGGAGTAGTGGAGGGAAAAGACGAAGCGGGTGGTTTGGGTGGGAGGGTGACGAGCACCTGTAGTCCAGTAGCTTTATCAAGTCAAGACTCCTCTAACAACAGCAATTCCTCTCAGCAGGAACACTCCCATATAAGGAGCACAGGTTTTGTGAAGGAGAATGGCAGTTTTATCCCAAACCAAGAAAGGATTTCTTCAGTATCTGCAGTGCTTCCTGCTTCTACTCCAACGCCACCTCCTTTGAAGCCTGCCCCATCACCTTTTTCTAACACTTTTCCTTCTTTGGGTCAAATGCCCAACTTGGTGCCCGGGGCCCCTGCCCCGAAATCATCTCCCACACTCCCATCGTCAGAGAGGGAGGAGGGAGGTGTTCTTTCAGGGTATCCTAAAACAGCTGCCCTGGTGTCTCCAGGTCCTGTGACCATTTCATCACCTTCCCAAGAAAACACTTCAAGTGTGGCTCTCACTGCTCCTGTTGATGCGAACCAAAAGCCCAGTATGTGGGGATCAACCTCAGAAGGAAATCAG ACCCCTAAAGCCCCTGTTCTAGCTCCTGCTGGATTTGGTAAACAGTCCTGTGGAGGGGTGTTTGGGAATGTCTCAACACAGACTAATGGATCTTCCCAGGGGGACAAACCCTTTGGGTTTTCATTTAGAGGTGCAAAGGACTCGCAAAGGCAGGACTCTGATACGTCACAGAACCTGTTCTTCCAATTCATCTCTCAGAACCAGAGCAACACACAAGGCCAATCAAAAGCCTTCACATCTTTGTCCGAGTGCCTGAACAAGGAGCCGCCCAGCCTGTTCAAGTCTGCTGCTCCCTCTGAGGGTTTCAAAAAAACTGTTGTGGCTTCTGCATCCACTGGACTGTTTGGTTCAGCACCTGCCAGTGGCCTGGCACCACTGAAAGAGCAGCCAAAAGTGCCTGATATCAAGCCTGCAGGCAATGGGATCCTTATGAACAAGCCTTTTGGTGCTGTAGGGGAGGCACAGAGCAAACTCCCAGCCACTTTTTCTTCTGCCATAATTCAAGCTGCAAGCTCTACAGAGGTGCTGAAACCCTCGGGATTAGGAACCAGTGGACTTGGAAATGCCAGTGGTGGAATTAGAAATGTAAATAGCTCAACCCCAGTGAGTAGCTTTGGTCTGCTTGCTGGCAACAAGGTTTCCGATGGACACGAGAACCTGTTCTTGCAGCCCTCGAAGGAGACAAATTCGTTTCTTGCCTATGGCAGAGGTGTTCCGCAAACCCCTTTTGGTGCATTGACATCTCCAAAGTCTTCATCTGCCCAGTCCGCATCTGCTGTTTCACCTTCAGGCAGCACCAGTCTGCTCGGTCAAGATCCTCCTGGTAGTGATGCAAAACCAAATCTCTTCACTATGGCAGAACCTCCCAAGGGAATCTTAGCCCCTCAGTTTGCAGCTCCTGCTCTCATGACCACTCCGTCATTCACATCAGTTGCACAGGATGGACAGCAAATATCCAAACCAAACAGAGAAGGATCAGATGACAGCTCTGGAACCCTTCTCAGCACTGAAGCAGAAGGTGTCTCTGTGCCCTTTGAGCAAAGCAAGTTTTCACTGGAGGAACGTCTTCAGTCTATCAAAAAGGATTCAGAGTCCAGTAGTAACAGTGACTTGTCTGATTTGAGTGAGGGAGAGGACAACGCTGGCCAGAGCCAGAAACCCGATCTTCCGGCAGGCAATGAGGATAAGAACAAGGCCCAGGCTGCAGCCAAGAGCCGGCCACGGAGCAAACCATTTAAAG TTGGACAGTCTGTGTTGAAGGACCAGAATAAGGTTCGGCGCTTGAAGCAGTCTGGAGAGGCCTTTCTACAAGATGGCTCTTGCATTAACGTGGCTCCCCACTTGCATAAATGTCGTGAGTGCCGTCTGGAGCGCTACAGGAAATCGCGTGAGCAGGACTCTGATGATGACGACCCAAATGTAGCCTGTCGATTCTTTCACTTTCGCAG GTTGGCTTTCACTAAAAAGGGAGTTCTTCGTGTGGAGGGTTTTCTGAGCCCACAGCAGAGTGACAGCATGGCAATGGGCCTGTGGCTTCCTTCCATCACAATACAAGAAGGACTTGACCTGGACACGTCCAAATATATTTTAGCAAATGTGGGGGACCAGTTTTGCCAATTGGTCATGTCAGAGAAAGAAGCCATGATGATGGTAGAACCACATC aaaaagtGGCTTGGAAGCGAGCTGTCCGAGGAGTGAGAgaaatgtgtgatgtttgtgaAACAACCCTGTTCAACATCCACTGGGTTTGTCGTAAATGTGGCTTCGGCGTTTGTCTTGACTGCTATCGACTACGCAAGAACAGGCCACCTGAAG TGGAAGATGGTCCTGAAGAGGAGGTGTTCTCATGGCTTAAGTGTGCTAAAGGCCAGCCACACGAACCACAGAACCTCATGCCAACTCAAATTATACCCGGCACGG CATTGTACAGCATAGGTGACATGGTACATGCAGCCAGAGGTAAATGGGGGATTAAAGCAAACTGTCCCTGCACTAGTCGGCACAAAACGTTGATGCGGCCCAGTGCTCCAAATGGTCTTTCACAG TCGGGTGCAGCTCACAGTTCGGGGAATGGAACCACGTCTACTTCATCCACAACCCGTCCAAATGAAGAATCTGCAGCTGGTGTTGTAGTCAAAACTGAACCCGTTGAAGAGCCTACAAGTGCTGATACCACATCAAGTACCAGTGGGACAAATAGCAGCACATCTAGCCCTGCTCCTGCTCCAACTTCTGCTCCTACTCTTCTTCCTccttctcttcctcctccttcacTTCCTCCTCCTTCACTTCCTCCTGCTCCTGCACTTGTACCTACACCTCCTGCAAAGGATAGCAAGAGCAGTTCTTCAGCACTTCACTGGCTGGCAGATCTGGCCACACAAAAGGAGCCCAAAG AGTCTCTGCGCTCCATGATGGGTCGTGACTCTCGTTCTCCATTTGGCCTGGACTCGTTCAGCACACTTTCCAAACCATCAGGGTCCAGTCCTAAGCTGTTCAACAGTCTGCTGCTGGGTGCAGGCCCTTCACAACCCAAAGCAGAGGGTACCAGCCTCCGAGATCTGCTGAACTCTGGCTCTGGCAAACTCCCGCAAGGGCCCACAGAGGGAGGTGTCCCATTTCCTCCAGTGTTCTCCACTGCTAGT CAGGCTGATAAAATGAAGGGAGGTCTTCCTAACTTCCTGGATCATATCATTGCATCAGTAGTGGAGACTAAGAAGTCAGAGGTTCGTCGTGCGTCAGGTTCAGCAGAAGTCATCGAGTCTGCCACTGCTCCTCGCAGAGAGGGGGTGATGGGGCTGAGTGTCCTGGATCCACACACTTCACACTCTTGGCTTTGTGACGGCCGTTTGCTCTGCCTGCAGGACCCCAGTAACCCCAACAACTGGAAGATCTTCAGAGAGTGCTGGAAACAAGGACAG cCTGTGCTGGTCTCAGGCATACACAGGAAGCTGAAGGAACACTTATGGAGGCCTGAGGCCTTCAGCGAGGAGTTTGGAGACCAGGACGTGGACCTGGTCAACTGTAGGAACTGCGCCATCATCTCTGATGTTAAAGTCAGGGAATTTTGGGATGGCTTCCAGGTCATTTCCA AGCGATTGCAAGGTAGCGATGGCCAGCCTATGGTACTAAAACTTAAAGACTGGCCTCCTGGAGAAGATTTTCGAGATATGATGCCCACTCG GTTTAATGATCTCATGGACAATCTTCCTTTGCCCGAGTACACAAAGAGAGATGGCCGTCTCAACCTGGCCTCTCGTCTTCCAAACTTCTTTGTTCGGCCAGATCTGGGCCCTAAAATGTACAATGCGTATG GTCTGATCTCCACAGAAGACAGGAAGGTCGGCACCACTAACTTGCATTTGGACGTGTCTGATGCCGTCAACGTTATGGTGTATGTGGGCATCCCAGAAGGAGAGAATGACCAAGAAAGTG AGGTGATGCAGACTATTGAAGAGGGTGATGTAGATGACATGACGAAAAGAAGAGTCTACGAGATCAAGGAGAAACCTGGGGCTCTCTGGCACATCTATGCTGCCAAAGATGCTGAGAAGATCCGAGAGCTCTTACGAAAG GTTGGAGAGGAACAAGGTCAAGAGAACCCACCAGACCATGATCCTATCCATGACCAGAGCTGGTACCTGGACCAGACGTTGCGTCGCAGGCTGTATGAGGAGTATGGAGTCCAGGGATGGTCCATTGTGCAGTTTTTGGGAGATGCAGTGTTCATCCCAGCTGGAGCACCACATCAG GTGCACAACCTGTACAGCTGTATCAAAGCTGCAGAAGATTTTGTTTCTCCAGAGCATGTGAAGCACTGTTTTAGACTGACGCAAGAGTTTCGCCACCTTTCCAACACTCACACAAACCACGAGGACAAGCTACAG
- the kdm3b gene encoding lysine-specific demethylase 3B isoform X7, producing the protein MGDSLGLIGKRLLLLLNDGSSAPAATGGEVERAAWLRGTVRAVSVIGLASPGVEVFVEFEDSPWRKRAWVQLYGDEVRVVLMESAIVWANCSDPSLSTALGSSATQWPALMFKQLIDRVGLGSVVPVEFFGARNLAFLPNGNSLHTFETEKDFTHSLLQEQPALQHAISSWHTDSELQEILRKGSYTIQGRRVKVYQPEFEQPWAFGLVSQHDPVSHIMEITMDQSCLKGEETQVVDPRVIHVMLAEGKLNESQDRRKKEGDGGKGEGSRRRRTASEGDEDITLKRFKGAGEGASDNQNGNSSNRDAEAMQEHSHIRSTGFVKENGSFIPNQERISSVSAVLPASTPTPPPLKPAPSPFSNTFPSLGQMPNLVPGAPAPKSSPTLPSSEREEGGVLSGYPKTAALVSPGPVTISSPSQENTSSVALTAPVDANQKPSMWGSTSEGNQTPKAPVLAPAGFGKQSCGGVFGNVSTQTNGSSQGDKPFGFSFRGAKDSQRQDSDTSQNLFFQFISQNQSNTQGQSKAFTSLSECLNKEPPSLFKSAAPSEGFKKTVVASASTGLFGSAPASGLAPLKEQPKVPDIKPAGNGILMNKPFGAVGEAQSKLPATFSSAIIQAASSTEVLKPSGLGTSGLGNASGGIRNVNSSTPVSSFGLLAGNKVSDGHENLFLQPSKETNSFLAYGRGVPQTPFGALTSPKSSSAQSASAVSPSGSTSLLGQDPPGSDAKPNLFTMAEPPKGILAPQFAAPALMTTPSFTSVAQDGQQISKPNREGSDDSSGTLLSTEAEGVSVPFEQSKFSLEERLQSIKKDSESSSNSDLSDLSEGEDNAGQSQKPDLPAGNEDKNKAQAAAKSRPRSKPFKVGQSVLKDQNKVRRLKQSGEAFLQDGSCINVAPHLHKCRECRLERYRKSREQDSDDDDPNVACRFFHFRRLAFTKKGVLRVEGFLSPQQSDSMAMGLWLPSITIQEGLDLDTSKYILANVGDQFCQLVMSEKEAMMMVEPHQKVAWKRAVRGVREMCDVCETTLFNIHWVCRKCGFGVCLDCYRLRKNRPPEVEDGPEEEVFSWLKCAKGQPHEPQNLMPTQIIPGTALYSIGDMVHAARGKWGIKANCPCTSRHKTLMRPSAPNGLSQSGAAHSSGNGTTSTSSTTRPNEESAAGVVVKTEPVEEPTSADTTSSTSGTNSSTSSPAPAPTSAPTLLPPSLPPPSLPPPSLPPAPALVPTPPAKDSKSSSSALHWLADLATQKEPKESLRSMMGRDSRSPFGLDSFSTLSKPSGSSPKLFNSLLLGAGPSQPKAEGTSLRDLLNSGSGKLPQGPTEGGVPFPPVFSTASADKMKGGLPNFLDHIIASVVETKKSEVRRASGSAEVIESATAPRREGVMGLSVLDPHTSHSWLCDGRLLCLQDPSNPNNWKIFRECWKQGQPVLVSGIHRKLKEHLWRPEAFSEEFGDQDVDLVNCRNCAIISDVKVREFWDGFQVISKRLQGSDGQPMVLKLKDWPPGEDFRDMMPTRFNDLMDNLPLPEYTKRDGRLNLASRLPNFFVRPDLGPKMYNAYGLISTEDRKVGTTNLHLDVSDAVNVMVYVGIPEGENDQESEADLAGFKEVMQTIEEGDVDDMTKRRVYEIKEKPGALWHIYAAKDAEKIRELLRKVGEEQGQENPPDHDPIHDQSWYLDQTLRRRLYEEYGVQGWSIVQFLGDAVFIPAGAPHQVHNLYSCIKAAEDFVSPEHVKHCFRLTQEFRHLSNTHTNHEDKLQVKNIIYHAVKDAVATLKAHEPKLGRS; encoded by the exons GTGTTTGTAGAATTTGAGGACAGCCCTTGGCGTAAGCGTGCATGGGTGCAGTTGTATGGGGATGAGGTGCGTGTCGTTCTTATGGAGAGTGCCATCGTTTGGGCAAACTGCAGCGATCCTTCTCTCTCCACTGCTCTAGGATCATCTGCTACACAGTGGCCTGCCTTG atgTTCAAACAGCTGATTGACCGTGTGGGTTTGGGGTCCGTGGTCCCTGTTGAGTTCTTTGGTGCAAGAAATTTGGCGTTTCTCCCTAATGGGAATTCGCTGCACACTTTTGAG ACTGAAAAAGATTTTACACACTCTCTGCTTCAAGAGCAGCCGGCACTTCAACATGCCATTTCAAGCTGGCATACAGACTCTGAGTTGCAGGAGATTTTGCGGAAAG GATCTTACACTATTCAGGGTCGGAGAGTAAAGGTGTACCAGCCAGAGTTTGAGCAGCCCTGGGCCTTTGGACTAGTATCTCAGCATGATCCTGTTTCACACATTATGGAGATTACCATGGATCAGAGTTGTTTAAAA GGTGAGGAGACACAAGTGGTTGATCCTCGGGTTATTCACGTAATGCTTGCTGAAGGCAAGTTAAATGAG AGCCAAGATCGACGCAAAAAGGAGGGTGATGGTGGGAAAGGTGAGGGCAGTCGAAGACGTCGGACAGCATCTGAAGGAGATGAAGACATTACACTCAAACGTTTCAAAGGAGCCGGGGAAGGTGCCTCTGACAACCAGAATGGGAATAGCTCCAACAGGGACGCAGAGGCTATG CAGGAACACTCCCATATAAGGAGCACAGGTTTTGTGAAGGAGAATGGCAGTTTTATCCCAAACCAAGAAAGGATTTCTTCAGTATCTGCAGTGCTTCCTGCTTCTACTCCAACGCCACCTCCTTTGAAGCCTGCCCCATCACCTTTTTCTAACACTTTTCCTTCTTTGGGTCAAATGCCCAACTTGGTGCCCGGGGCCCCTGCCCCGAAATCATCTCCCACACTCCCATCGTCAGAGAGGGAGGAGGGAGGTGTTCTTTCAGGGTATCCTAAAACAGCTGCCCTGGTGTCTCCAGGTCCTGTGACCATTTCATCACCTTCCCAAGAAAACACTTCAAGTGTGGCTCTCACTGCTCCTGTTGATGCGAACCAAAAGCCCAGTATGTGGGGATCAACCTCAGAAGGAAATCAG ACCCCTAAAGCCCCTGTTCTAGCTCCTGCTGGATTTGGTAAACAGTCCTGTGGAGGGGTGTTTGGGAATGTCTCAACACAGACTAATGGATCTTCCCAGGGGGACAAACCCTTTGGGTTTTCATTTAGAGGTGCAAAGGACTCGCAAAGGCAGGACTCTGATACGTCACAGAACCTGTTCTTCCAATTCATCTCTCAGAACCAGAGCAACACACAAGGCCAATCAAAAGCCTTCACATCTTTGTCCGAGTGCCTGAACAAGGAGCCGCCCAGCCTGTTCAAGTCTGCTGCTCCCTCTGAGGGTTTCAAAAAAACTGTTGTGGCTTCTGCATCCACTGGACTGTTTGGTTCAGCACCTGCCAGTGGCCTGGCACCACTGAAAGAGCAGCCAAAAGTGCCTGATATCAAGCCTGCAGGCAATGGGATCCTTATGAACAAGCCTTTTGGTGCTGTAGGGGAGGCACAGAGCAAACTCCCAGCCACTTTTTCTTCTGCCATAATTCAAGCTGCAAGCTCTACAGAGGTGCTGAAACCCTCGGGATTAGGAACCAGTGGACTTGGAAATGCCAGTGGTGGAATTAGAAATGTAAATAGCTCAACCCCAGTGAGTAGCTTTGGTCTGCTTGCTGGCAACAAGGTTTCCGATGGACACGAGAACCTGTTCTTGCAGCCCTCGAAGGAGACAAATTCGTTTCTTGCCTATGGCAGAGGTGTTCCGCAAACCCCTTTTGGTGCATTGACATCTCCAAAGTCTTCATCTGCCCAGTCCGCATCTGCTGTTTCACCTTCAGGCAGCACCAGTCTGCTCGGTCAAGATCCTCCTGGTAGTGATGCAAAACCAAATCTCTTCACTATGGCAGAACCTCCCAAGGGAATCTTAGCCCCTCAGTTTGCAGCTCCTGCTCTCATGACCACTCCGTCATTCACATCAGTTGCACAGGATGGACAGCAAATATCCAAACCAAACAGAGAAGGATCAGATGACAGCTCTGGAACCCTTCTCAGCACTGAAGCAGAAGGTGTCTCTGTGCCCTTTGAGCAAAGCAAGTTTTCACTGGAGGAACGTCTTCAGTCTATCAAAAAGGATTCAGAGTCCAGTAGTAACAGTGACTTGTCTGATTTGAGTGAGGGAGAGGACAACGCTGGCCAGAGCCAGAAACCCGATCTTCCGGCAGGCAATGAGGATAAGAACAAGGCCCAGGCTGCAGCCAAGAGCCGGCCACGGAGCAAACCATTTAAAG TTGGACAGTCTGTGTTGAAGGACCAGAATAAGGTTCGGCGCTTGAAGCAGTCTGGAGAGGCCTTTCTACAAGATGGCTCTTGCATTAACGTGGCTCCCCACTTGCATAAATGTCGTGAGTGCCGTCTGGAGCGCTACAGGAAATCGCGTGAGCAGGACTCTGATGATGACGACCCAAATGTAGCCTGTCGATTCTTTCACTTTCGCAG GTTGGCTTTCACTAAAAAGGGAGTTCTTCGTGTGGAGGGTTTTCTGAGCCCACAGCAGAGTGACAGCATGGCAATGGGCCTGTGGCTTCCTTCCATCACAATACAAGAAGGACTTGACCTGGACACGTCCAAATATATTTTAGCAAATGTGGGGGACCAGTTTTGCCAATTGGTCATGTCAGAGAAAGAAGCCATGATGATGGTAGAACCACATC aaaaagtGGCTTGGAAGCGAGCTGTCCGAGGAGTGAGAgaaatgtgtgatgtttgtgaAACAACCCTGTTCAACATCCACTGGGTTTGTCGTAAATGTGGCTTCGGCGTTTGTCTTGACTGCTATCGACTACGCAAGAACAGGCCACCTGAAG TGGAAGATGGTCCTGAAGAGGAGGTGTTCTCATGGCTTAAGTGTGCTAAAGGCCAGCCACACGAACCACAGAACCTCATGCCAACTCAAATTATACCCGGCACGG CATTGTACAGCATAGGTGACATGGTACATGCAGCCAGAGGTAAATGGGGGATTAAAGCAAACTGTCCCTGCACTAGTCGGCACAAAACGTTGATGCGGCCCAGTGCTCCAAATGGTCTTTCACAG TCGGGTGCAGCTCACAGTTCGGGGAATGGAACCACGTCTACTTCATCCACAACCCGTCCAAATGAAGAATCTGCAGCTGGTGTTGTAGTCAAAACTGAACCCGTTGAAGAGCCTACAAGTGCTGATACCACATCAAGTACCAGTGGGACAAATAGCAGCACATCTAGCCCTGCTCCTGCTCCAACTTCTGCTCCTACTCTTCTTCCTccttctcttcctcctccttcacTTCCTCCTCCTTCACTTCCTCCTGCTCCTGCACTTGTACCTACACCTCCTGCAAAGGATAGCAAGAGCAGTTCTTCAGCACTTCACTGGCTGGCAGATCTGGCCACACAAAAGGAGCCCAAAG AGTCTCTGCGCTCCATGATGGGTCGTGACTCTCGTTCTCCATTTGGCCTGGACTCGTTCAGCACACTTTCCAAACCATCAGGGTCCAGTCCTAAGCTGTTCAACAGTCTGCTGCTGGGTGCAGGCCCTTCACAACCCAAAGCAGAGGGTACCAGCCTCCGAGATCTGCTGAACTCTGGCTCTGGCAAACTCCCGCAAGGGCCCACAGAGGGAGGTGTCCCATTTCCTCCAGTGTTCTCCACTGCTAGT GCTGATAAAATGAAGGGAGGTCTTCCTAACTTCCTGGATCATATCATTGCATCAGTAGTGGAGACTAAGAAGTCAGAGGTTCGTCGTGCGTCAGGTTCAGCAGAAGTCATCGAGTCTGCCACTGCTCCTCGCAGAGAGGGGGTGATGGGGCTGAGTGTCCTGGATCCACACACTTCACACTCTTGGCTTTGTGACGGCCGTTTGCTCTGCCTGCAGGACCCCAGTAACCCCAACAACTGGAAGATCTTCAGAGAGTGCTGGAAACAAGGACAG cCTGTGCTGGTCTCAGGCATACACAGGAAGCTGAAGGAACACTTATGGAGGCCTGAGGCCTTCAGCGAGGAGTTTGGAGACCAGGACGTGGACCTGGTCAACTGTAGGAACTGCGCCATCATCTCTGATGTTAAAGTCAGGGAATTTTGGGATGGCTTCCAGGTCATTTCCA AGCGATTGCAAGGTAGCGATGGCCAGCCTATGGTACTAAAACTTAAAGACTGGCCTCCTGGAGAAGATTTTCGAGATATGATGCCCACTCG GTTTAATGATCTCATGGACAATCTTCCTTTGCCCGAGTACACAAAGAGAGATGGCCGTCTCAACCTGGCCTCTCGTCTTCCAAACTTCTTTGTTCGGCCAGATCTGGGCCCTAAAATGTACAATGCGTATG GTCTGATCTCCACAGAAGACAGGAAGGTCGGCACCACTAACTTGCATTTGGACGTGTCTGATGCCGTCAACGTTATGGTGTATGTGGGCATCCCAGAAGGAGAGAATGACCAAGAAAGTG AAGCAGACCTCGCTGGATTCAAAG AGGTGATGCAGACTATTGAAGAGGGTGATGTAGATGACATGACGAAAAGAAGAGTCTACGAGATCAAGGAGAAACCTGGGGCTCTCTGGCACATCTATGCTGCCAAAGATGCTGAGAAGATCCGAGAGCTCTTACGAAAG GTTGGAGAGGAACAAGGTCAAGAGAACCCACCAGACCATGATCCTATCCATGACCAGAGCTGGTACCTGGACCAGACGTTGCGTCGCAGGCTGTATGAGGAGTATGGAGTCCAGGGATGGTCCATTGTGCAGTTTTTGGGAGATGCAGTGTTCATCCCAGCTGGAGCACCACATCAG GTGCACAACCTGTACAGCTGTATCAAAGCTGCAGAAGATTTTGTTTCTCCAGAGCATGTGAAGCACTGTTTTAGACTGACGCAAGAGTTTCGCCACCTTTCCAACACTCACACAAACCACGAGGACAAGCTACAG